From the genome of Glycine max cultivar Williams 82 chromosome 2, Glycine_max_v4.0, whole genome shotgun sequence, one region includes:
- the LOC100802349 gene encoding ureide permease 1, whose translation MYVVESKVGAIGCMLVSLFFLGTWPAVMTLLERRGRLPQHTYLDYTLTNLMAAVIIAFTFGQIGNAQPNFLSQLSQDNWPSVLFAMGGGVVLSVGNLSTQYAWAFVGLSVVEVITSSITVVIGTTLNYFLDDKINKAEILFPGVGCFLIAVCLGSAVHSSNTVDNKAKLSDYKDAAKGTSVTTFKETSEVESKDLEDGTHKAKAGTAAFLIELEKKRSIKVLGKSTFIGLAITFFAGVCFSLFSPAFNLATNDQWHTLKKGVHHLSVYTAFFYFSVSCFVIAIILNITFLYHPVLNLPKSSLKAYLSDWDGRGWAFLAGLLCGFGNGLQFMGGQAAGYAAADAVQALPLVSTFWGIVLFGEYRKSSRRTYVLLGSMLLMFVAAVAVLMASSGHRK comes from the exons ATGTATGTGGTGGAGAGCAAGGTGGGCGCCATAGGGTGCATGCTGGTGTCCCTCTTCTTCCTCGGGACATGGCCTGCTGTCATGACTCTGCTAGAAAGGCGCGGTCGTCTTCCTCAACACACCTACCTTGATTACACCCTCACCAACCTCATGGCTGCTGTTATCATTGCTTTCACCTTTGGTCAGATTGGCAACGCTCAACCCAACTTCTTGTCTCAGCTTTCTCAG GATAACTGGCCTTCTGTTCTGTTTGCCATGGGGGGTGGAGTGGTCCTTAGTGTTGGAAATTTGTCAACACAATATGCTTGGGCTTTTGTTGGTTTATCAGTTGTAGAAGTGATCACATCAAGCATAACTGTTGTTATAG GAACAACATTGAATTACTTTTTGGATGACAAGATCAACAAAGCCGAGATTCTTTTCCCAGGAGTTGGTTGCTTTTTGATTGCTGTTTGTCTAGGTTCTGCTGTTCATTCATCTAACACAGTTGACAATAAGGCCAAGCTCAGTGATTACAAAGATGCAGCTAA GGGCACTAGTGTAACCACTTTTAAAGAAACAAGTGAAG TTGAGTCGAAAGATCTAGAAGATGGAACACACAAAGCCAAAGCAGGAACTGCAGCTTTTCTTATAGAGCTTGAGAAAAAAAGATCCATTAAG GTGTTAGGGAAGAGCACTTTCATTGGATTGGCTATAACTTTCTTTGCTGGAGTTTGCTTCTCTCTATTCTCTCCAGCATTCAATTTGGCAACAAATGACCAATGGCACACTTTGAAGAAAGGGGTTCACCACTTGAGTGTTTACACTGCCTTCTTTTACTTTTCAGTCTCATGCTTTGTTATTGCCATCATTCTTAACATCACCTTCCTCTACCACCCTGTCTTAAACTTACCCAAGTCATCACTGAAGGCTTATTTGAGTGACTGGGATGGAAGAGGTTGGGCTTTCTTGGCTGGTCTACTTTGTGGCTTTGGGAATGGCCTCCAATTTATGGGAGGTCAAGCTGCAGGATATGCAGCAGCAGATGCTGTTCAA GCACTTCCACTAGTGAGTACCTTTTGGGGCATTGTTTTGTTTGGAGAGTACCGCAAATCATCAAGAAGAACATATGTGCTACTTGGGAGCATGTTGCTTATGTTTGTTGCGGCTGTTGCTGTATTAATGGCATCATCAGGGCATCGAAAATGA
- the LOC100810527 gene encoding pentatricopeptide repeat-containing protein At5g50280, chloroplastic, with translation MSLSLIHHKPLSSSCIFYLHSSTSHHIHTLSKPFFLLHSKTLPSSLSLSASPSNSSPHSSTTPIPLPYLQEEEEEEGHDPDEPNYNFFETSKWISSQDPQSEEKLYLEEDPHISWHLATDLDEESEMSLEKEEMGCFQKRELPEAEGIVGEIVELARNLPQNLTLEEALAEYEGRFSEKECWEVLEILGEEHLLLCCVCFFQWMSLQEPSLVTPRACTVLFPLLGKGGMGDEVMDLFRNLPSSNEFRDVHVYNATISGLLSSGRSEDAWKVYESMETENIHPDHMTCSIMVTVMRELGHSAKDAWQFFEKMNRKGVRWSEEVLGALINSFCVEGLRRQALIIQSEMEKKGVSSSAIVYNTLMDAFCKSNHIEAAEGLFVEMKAKGIKPIAATYNILMHAYSRRMQPKIVEKLLEEMQDVGLKPNATSYTCLIIAYGKQKNMSDMAAADAFLKMKKVGVKPTSQSYTALIHAYSVSGLHEKAYAAFENMQNEGIKPSIETYTTLLNAFRHAGDAQTLMEIWKLMISEKVEGTGATFNILVDGFAKQGLFMEAREVISEFGKVGLKPTVVTYNMLINAYARGGQHSKLPQLLKEMAVLKLKPDSVTYSTMIFAFVRVRDFRRAFFYHKQMIKSGQMMDGGSYQTLQALLETRPARKNKDWSSLLGIIKSKMGVKVRRQKDEFWKFKKRHVRKNSSDVSV, from the exons ATGTCTCTGAGCCTCATCCACCATAAACcactttcttcttcttgcatCTTCTACCTTCACTCTTCCACTTCACACCACATTCACACTCTTTCAAAACCCTTCTTCCTCTTACACTCCAAAACCCTCCCAtcatcactctctctctctgcatCACCATCTAATTCTTCCCCTCACTCTTCAACAACCCCCATTCCCCTCCCATATctccaagaagaagaagaagaagaaggccaTGACCCAGATGAACCAAACTACAATTTCTTCGAAACTAGCAAATGGATTTCCTCCCAAGACCCTCAAAGCGAAGAAAAATTGTACCTTGAGGAGGACCCTCACATCTCGTGGCACCTTGCCACGGACCTGGATGAAGAATCTGAAATGAGtttggagaaggaagaaatgggGTGTTTTCAAAAGAGGGAATTGCCTGAGGCTGAGGGAATTGTGGGAGAAATTGTTGAGCTTGCAAGGAACTTGcctcaaaatttgactcttgaGGAGGCATTGGCTGAGTATGAAGGAAGGTTCAGTGAAAAAGAGTGCTGGGAGGTTCTGGAAATTCTTGGGGAGGAGCACCTTCTGCTGTGTTGTGTGTGTTTCTTTCAGTGGATGAGTCTGCAGGAACCATCACTTGTTACTCCTAGGGCTTGTACTGTGCTGTTTCCCTTGTTGGGAAAAGGAGGCATGGGCGATGAGGTGATggatttgttcagaaacttgCCATCAAGCAATGAGTTCAGAGATGTTCATGTTTACAATGCCACAATTTCAGGTCTTCTGTCTAGTGGCAG GTCCGAAGATGCTTGGAAGGTGTATGAGTCAATGGAAACAGAGAATATTCATCCAGATCATATGACATGTTCTATTATGGTTACCGTTATGAGAGAACTTGGCCATAGTGCAAAAGATGCATGGcaattttttgagaaaatgaaCAGAAAAGGGGTCAGATGGAGTGAAGAAGTCTTAGGTGcattaataaattcattttgtGTTGAGGGTCTGAGGAGGCAAGCTCTCATCATCCAATCTGAAATGGAGAAAAAAGGGGTTTCTTCAAGTGCAATTGTGTACAACACTCTGATGGATGCATTTTGTAAATCCAACCACATAGAAGCAGCCGAAGGCCTTTTTGTTGAGATGAAAGCTAAAGGTATTAAACCTATTGCAGCTACCTACAACATCCTAATGCATGCATACAGCAGAAGAATGCAACCCAAGATTGTAGAAAAGCTATTGGAAGAAATGCAGGATGTTGGCTTGAAGCCAAATGCCACATCATATACTTGTCTAATCATTGCATATGGCAAGCAAAAGAATATGAGTGACATGGCTGCAGCCGATGCATTCTTGAAGATGAAGAAAGTTGGTGTAAAACCCACTTCACAGTCTTATACAGCACTGATCCATGCATATTCGGTTAGTGGCTTGCACGAGAAAGCTTATGCAGCATTTGAAAACATGCAAAACGAAGGTATTAAACCTTCCATAGAAACCTACACTACTTTACTAAATGCATTTAGGCATGCAGGTGATGCTCAAACATTAATGGAAATATGGAAGTTGATGATCAGTGAGAAAGTTGAAGGAACAGGGGCGACATTCAACATTCTTGTTGATGGTTTTGCGAAACAAGGTCTCTTCATGGAAGCAAGAGAGGTAATATCTGAATTTGGGAAAGTTGGATTGAAACCAACAGTGGTGACTTACAATATGCTGATAAATGCATACGCACGTGGAGGGCAACACTCAAAGCTGCCACAACTATTGAAAGAGATGGCAGTTCTTAAATTAAAACCCGATTCTGTAACTTATTCAACTATGATATTTGCCTTTGTCCGAGTTCGAGATTTTCGGCGggcatttttttatcacaagcAGATGATCAAGAGTGGGCAGATGATGGATGGTGGTTCATACCAGACGCTTCAGGCCCTTCTGGAGACCAGACCTGCACGGAAAAACAAGGATTGGAGTTCCTTGCTTggtataattaaaagtaaaatgggTGTGAAAGTGAGGAGGCAGAAAGATGAGTTTTGGAAGTTCAAGAAAAGGCATGTAAGAAAAAATAGTTCTGATGTTAGTGTATAG